The Panicum hallii strain FIL2 chromosome 5, PHallii_v3.1, whole genome shotgun sequence genome contains the following window.
GCCTGGTTCCAGAAGAACGCCCGCCGCTCGCGTACAAGCAGAGCCAGGTCTGGCTTAGCTGCCCTTGGAACACTCTCGATTCCGCTCACCTGGTTGCGCTGTTCTCATCCTGGTTGTTCAGTGCTCATTCTGTTATCGCTACAGTTCCTATTGCAGAAAGTCTTCTCACCACCGCACAGGACATTCAGCAAATTGTTCAGTGCTCCTGGAACTCCCGCTTCTTCTTGCAGGAGACGCAGGGACCTGGACGACCAGGTCGAGGCTCCCGCCCATGGTCGGCCGGGGGAGCTCGCCCGCTTGTGCCGGCGGACGCCGCGCGCCAGGACAGGAAGCTCGTGCGGGCCCTGGTCGGCGGTGGCGCTGcgaaggccgccgccgctctcgtcCTCGCGCTGGTATTGATGGAGGCGGTGCTGCTTTCTTGCTGTGCTCTGATTACGCCGTTGAGAGACGGTGGacgagaggagaggaagagagacgATGGGTGGTAACTTCACCTTCAACAAATGCAAGGTCATTACATCATGTTATGCAGGCCACCAAACATAAGTTTAGCTAACACATGCTATCACAAGCCATTCAACCAAATACGGATCAAAACACTACCGGAGCAGAGAATCTAGCCTGGCTAGACTTAGgtagtgtttggatccaaagtgcaaaagagtaAAAAggtaaaaattttaccatttaccAGAAGTGGTAAAAATTTTGCCATTacgggtgtttggatccaaatggtAAAAGTTTTGGCAAAAGCTCATTTAAACCTCTTTTCTCCCTCTCCTATCCCCTTTCCTGCGGCGAGggggaggccgaggcgcggggtcgggcggcgggggcggaggccgaggcgcggggtcgggcggcggggtcgggatGCGGGATCGGGCGGGTTGCTGTTTCCTTTTGCTATCTGTTTTTGCTATTTCCTTTTTGCTATAGGGTGTTTGGgtccaaatggaaaaaaaagagcaaatttttTACTATTTGCCCTTTTTCcaaaggatccaaacaggcccttagtcTAGCAACCAAACCGACCCTTAGTTATCAGCAAAGTGTTAAGCAGCTGATGCCGAGTGATCAGCTCATACCTCACTATCTTGATGGGCGAGAAGCTAAGGAAAGCGATGTGACAAGGCTTATTGGGCGCTTGGCACTGGCAGTAGAGTGTAGAGAGCATTATCTGGGGCCTGTCAGTGTCAGATCAACAACTCAAGCCACTTCGCCTGCAAGATGATTTCCACTCGTATCGCCATGATTCCGCaactttctttttcttcttcccttctgAAACCATGATTTTTCCGATCCAACTTAAGATTACAGCTTTATTGGCGGAGCGACAACGCAAGATGAGCGCCATGATTGGCAGCAAATAAGCTATCACGAGCGAGGGAGCAAGCTGATGACACAAAAAAAGAAAGGTGCTCTATGACAATGCACACTGATTGATTGCTATTTGCTACTCATCACGATCATCACCGGATGATCTTTCACCCAACCCTTTCGATCGGAGCAATTAGTATTCTTAATTCACTTCTGACGTCGGAGTGATCAGTTCATCGGCAAGCTCAATCAGCTCAGCTCATCAGCTTTGCGTCCACGTCCGTGTCCTTGAGGAATCCGAGGCAGCATTGCTGGAACCGGTCGGCGGCGGCCTGCGGGACGGAGACGAGCACGGTGGTGCCGTCCGGATCGCCGATCACGGGGAGGAACACGCAGTAGATCTCGCTGGTGAGCGGGCCCATGTGCGCGGCCGTCCCGGCGCCGAAGTCCAGGTCCTCCAGCCCCAGCCGCGTCCACGACGAGATCACCAGGCTCGCCGCCAGGTCCGGCCGCGCACCGCGCCGCTCCTCCAGGAGGTCCACCATGGACCGCACGTAGTCGTCGTCCACGCACTCCTTGGCCTCCTGCACCAGCCGCACGCCGTAGCGCGCGgccaaggaggaggagggggaggtcAGCTGCGCCGCCGTGGACTCGGCGCACCCGAGCACGAACCCGTTGCCGTAGTAGCCCCGGGGCAGCTCGGGCTTCACCCGGCGGCGCACGTTGACGGAGAAGAGCAGCTTCACGCGGAGCGCGCCGGGCGGGTCCAGGGCGCGCACCCACGCGCGCCAGACGTGCGCCGCCAGGGCCTCGAAGGAGGTGCACTTGAGCGACGGCGCGCACTGGCGCTTCAGCCGGAGGAGGTGCGCCGCCGTGAAGGTGAGCGACACGGGCGCCAGCGGCTGCCCCAGGAGGCTCGGCGCCTCGTTCCCGTTCCCGTTTCCGTTGGCGACGGCGCCGTTGCCGCCGCAGCTGTTGTACTCCGGGTGCGTgaaggcgacgcgcggcgggcAGCGCGGGCGCAGGGCGCGCCGGTCGTGAAACGGCGGCGCCGGCAGGTCGTTGCCGTCGTCCAGAGCgccatcgccggcgcgcgcggcgcgggcccaGGCGTGGAGGAACTGTGCCGTGCCGATGCCGTCGCAGAGGCAATGGTTGATGGCCGTGCAGAGGATCATGCCGCCGCAGCCCAGCCGGGTGACCTGCGAACGTGCCACGTCATGCCATCACAAACAGATAATTTTAACCGTGCACGCGGGCTCAGGCCACTTTGATCAACTTTATCCATTTGGATGAATTCAGTACTAGCAAacctaaatttaaatttaaattagaGATAATGGATGCGTCGTTTTCCTGAAAGCAACGAGTGCATGAAGCAGGGCATTACATCATGCCCTCCCGCATGCGCAAACGCAGGCAGCGCCAAGTGTACGagtgtgtggaagatcaccaCTCTGGTAAAGCAAACATGTGGTGTGGCTCTTCAGAACAATGCAGGGGGCAGGATCTAGGAGGAATTCTGAAGTCTGAACATGGGGATTGAATGAATTTTGGTGTGCAGGGTCAGACATCCAGAGCAATCTAGTACTCTGAACCTGCAGAATCACAGCAGCAACTGTACAGGGCCTGCACTGCAGCCTACACTAATTGTATGCATACTGTAGACTGTACTCTGTCCTGCAGCTGGAGATCTGTATGACAGGGACTGGACGTAGTAAAACCGATGGCATCTGCAGAGCATTCCGAGGGGGCTTAACTTTTGCAGGTGAAGATCGTATTCTCATGTGATCTTGGGGGATCAGGGAAGATTATGCATCCATGCACGGCATCATGGCCGAGATAAAACTTCACTCAAGTGGGCAGGGGAGACTTGGATGGACAAAGATACAGCCTAGCCATATGCTTGTCTGCCTAAAAAGGCCTtttgagaaaggaaggaagcaGGGTTGGACTCCCCTAACCCTATCCTCCCCTCTTGCTAACTTTAAGAATTGCCATCACTTGGCAACTTGGGGTGCTGGAGGGAACAGAAGCTTCATGGCCAGCACAAGCATGGATGCATGATAACATAAATTAGATCATCTCCTAATTGTGTAATAACCAGCAAAAAAGCAGGTGAGTAATCAAGAAAAAGTGGTCACTGCAGTAGTAGTTGCATGCTGCTGGTTTTGTGTGATCTTGTCCACCAACTCTACTGGAAAGCCATCTCAAGCTCAGTAAAGTGACCACAGGTGATCTTTAGACAAGAAGCTAATGGTGTAACTTTACTTCAGGGGTGGCAAATGGTGAATGGCTATTTCTGAATCTAGAACTTCGTCTTTAATTGgagaataaataaataaattgtGATTAACCAAGAGAGTTcagaataaataaataaataaataaaaataagaGGCAAATTA
Protein-coding sequences here:
- the LOC112891970 gene encoding fatty alcohol:caffeoyl-CoA acyltransferase, with the translated sequence MEEEAAPVTELEILGECQYPGEPAVVRPSRPTPRHTLHLSNLDDQRFLRFSIKYLYVFAAPAAVPAGALRAALARVLVDYYPLAGRLRPSDDDEGKLVVDCNAEGALLAEACLPGLTAAEFLRGRARPHKSWRKLLYRVEAQSFVAVPPLVVQVTRLGCGGMILCTAINHCLCDGIGTAQFLHAWARAARAGDGALDDGNDLPAPPFHDRRALRPRCPPRVAFTHPEYNSCGGNGAVANGNGNGNEAPSLLGQPLAPVSLTFTAAHLLRLKRQCAPSLKCTSFEALAAHVWRAWVRALDPPGALRVKLLFSVNVRRRVKPELPRGYYGNGFVLGCAESTAAQLTSPSSSLAARYGVRLVQEAKECVDDDYVRSMVDLLEERRGARPDLAASLVISSWTRLGLEDLDFGAGTAAHMGPLTSEIYCVFLPVIGDPDGTTVLVSVPQAAADRFQQCCLGFLKDTDVDAKLMS